The genomic window CTGCCGCAGCCAGCCGGCACCGACCGGCGTCAGCACGCACTTCGCCGTCAGCCCGCGGAACGGCGCCAGCAGCGCCTCGTAGGTGGCGTGGCCGAAGACGAAGACGCGCAGGCCGGCGGCCGCCTCGGCGCGACGGGCGACGAACAGTTCGCGCCAGCGGAACGCGGCGAGCAACTCGAGCAGCGACGCGTCCTCGGCGACGACGACGGCGCCGCACTCGTCGAAGTGCGTCATCGCGTCGCGGACGCCGCCGCGCGCGGCCGGGCCGGCGACCGCACCGCCGGTGCGCGCCAGTTCCGCCGCGTGCCGCGCCGACAGCGCCGCCTTGGCCTGCGGGAAGCTCAGCCAGACGAGGCCGTTGAACCAGTCGTGCCAGTTGTCCGGCCGCGTCTCGACCTCGCCGCGCAGCGCGATGCGCGCCTCGTAGCCGAGGCCGTCGCCCGCCGGCGGCACGAAGCGCAGCGGCAATCCGGCGGCGGTGGCGACCGACATCCGCGCGGCGAGCGACGCCAACGCCGCGACATCCGGCCGCGGCGGCAGCTGCGCAAGCAGCGGCGCCAGCGGAAAGTACAGCGGATTGGAAAACGGCGAACGCGGCGCCATGCCCGGCAACGACGGCACGACCGGCCGCGGGTCCGCGCCTACGGCTTGGCGGTGGGCGCCGCCGGCTGGGCGGCGACGAAGGCCAGCCGGCCGCGCTCCTCGCGGAAGACGCCGAGCAGCTCGCCCTTGCCCTCCGGCGGCGGCACGTCGAGCTTCTGGAAGCCCTTGCAGGTCTCGGTCTCGGTCAGGTAGAGGTGGCGCCCCTGTTCGAGCAGGAAGGTGTTCGGCGCGGTCGTATAGACGGTGACCTTGAAGTCGCTGCTGACCGGTGCCGGCTGCAGTGCATAGCGGCGCTGGCAGGTCGGCAGCCGGGCGACGACGATCTCCAGGTCCATCCGCTTGTCCCAGAAGCGCGGCTGCGCGCGCATCAGCGAGATCGCGTGATCCGGCCCGTCGATGACCATCGCGATGCCGTCGTTGACGCAGCCGGACAGCGCGGGCACGAGCAGGGCAAGCAGGGCTAGGCGTTTCATCGTCGATTCCTCGGCGCGTTGTTCAGTCGACCAGGCTCCAGGCCAGCGTTTCGCCGGCGCGCAGCGGCACCAGCGCCTCGCCGGCGAGGTAGGGATAGGCTTCCGGCACCGCCTGCGGGCGCTTTTCCAGCGTGATCGTGCCGGCGTTGCGCGGCAGCCGGTAGAAATCCGGCCCGAAATGGCTGGCGAAGGCTTCCAGCCGGTCGAGTGCGCCCGCCGCTTCGAAGGCCTCGGCGTAGAGCTCCATCGCGGCATAGGCCGTGTAGCAGCCGGCGCAGCCGCAGGCCGCCTCCTTCGCACCACGCGCGTGCGGCGCCGAGTCGGTGCCGAGGAAGAACTTCGGGTTGCCCGAGGTCGCCGCGCGCACCAGCGCCAGGCGGTGCGTCTCGCGCTTCAGCACCGGCAGGCAGTACCAGTGCGGGCGGACGCCGCCCTGGAAGATCGCGTTGCGGTTGTAGAGCAGGTGGTGCGCGGTGATGGTCGCGCCGACGTTGGCGCCGGACGCGGCGACGAAGTCGGCGGCGTCCTTGGTGGTGATGTGCTCCATCACCGTGCGCAGCCCCGGATGGCGCCTGAGCAGCGGCGCCAGCACCTGGTCGATGAACACCGCCTCGCGGTCGAACAGGTCGACCGCCGGGTCGGTCACCTCGCCATGGACCAGCAGCGGCAGGCCGAGCTTTTCCATCTCGGCGAGCGCCGCGTCGCAGCGCGCGAGGTCGGTGACCCCGGCATCCGAGTTGGTCGTCGCGCCGGCCGGATAGAGCTTGACCGCCTTGACGAAGCCGGACGCGACGGCGGCGCGGATTTCGCTGGCCGGCGTGTTGTCGGTCAGGTACAGCGTCATCAGCGGCTCGAAGGCCATGCCGGCCGGCAGCGCGGCAAGGATCCGTTCACGGTAGGCGGCGGCCTGGGCGACGGTGGTCACCGGCGGCTTCAGGTTGGGCATGACGATGGCGCGCGCGAACTGGCGCGCGGTGTGCGGCAGCACGGTCGACAGCGCGGCGCCGTCGCGCAGGTGCAGATGCCAATCGTCGGGGCGGGTGAGGATGAGTTTCATGGATCGTCGAAAGAGCCGGGAATCCCGATTTTAAGCGATTCCCGCCCCGATCAGGGCACGTCGTCGCCGGCGCCGTCGCCCACCGTCGATAGACAAGGACGGAAGGAGGCCTGCCTACTCCGCCGCCAGGACAGACGTGTCGGCGGCCGCCGACCGGGAAGCGTGCCCGTCCGCAGCGCCGAGCCAGCGGGCGAAAACCCGCGCCAGCGCTTGCGCGGCCGGAGGCTTGGCTAGGCAGTCGTCGATCCCCAGCTCGCGACGGATGGCGTCGTCGACGCGGATCGCCTCGGCGGTAACGGCGATCACCGGCAGCGGCGGCCCGCCGTTCCGTCGTTCGCGGGCACGGACCGCATGCGCGAGTTGGAAGCCGTCCATCACCGGCATCCGGCAGTCGGTCAGAAGCAGGCGATAGCGCCGCTCGGCCAGCAGGGCCAGCGCCTCGGCACCGTTCTCCGCGGTCTCCGCAGCCCAGCCGAGGTATTCGACCTGGCAGCGCAGTACCTCGCGGAAGACCGGGTCATCGTCGACGATCAGGATCGCCGGCGGGGCGTCGCCGCCGGCATTGCGGCGCACGAGATCGACCAGCCATTTGTGGCAGGAAACGCCGGCCGCATGCGCCGCGTCGCCCAGCGCAGCCTCGGTCGCGTCATCGAGAACGATCGTCACCTGTCCCATGCTCTCCCCTCCCCGTGCCCCCCGCCGCCCGCAGCAACTCCTGGCGTCCGCGGCCGCTTTGCGGTACACCTCGCAAATTCGACCGGCGGCATGCCGCCCCAAAACTACTGGCTCACCCTGAAAACACTATAGGCATCGCCTATGTTTATGTCAATAGGCTATTCCTATTTTTCAGCATCCGGCCCGGCCGCTAGGGTTGCCGGATGAAAATTGGACTCCGCATCAAGCAGCTTCGCGAGGAAAGCGGCTGCAGCCAGGGCGAACTGGCCCGCCGCGTCGGCGTCACCCAGCCGACCGTCTCCGACTGGGAAAACAACAAGACCGAACCGACGGTGGACAACCTGCGGCTGCTGGCGGTCGAATTCGACGTCTTCTTCGAGTGGCTGGCGACCGGCCGCGGCCCGCGGCAATTCGCTCCGGGCGTCGGCGAGCCGCCGGCGGAATACCGCGTCGGACGCCCCCTTGCCGACGACGAGGCGCAGTTGCTCGCCGCCTTCCGCCGCTTGCCTGCTGCGCGCCGGGAAGCGCTGCTGGAGTTCCTGTCGCGCTGGGCTTAGGTCTCGCCGCGCAGCGCCAGCGCCCGCGCGTAAAGCGCGTTCTTCGCGGCACCGGTGATCGCGTGCGCGAGCTTCGCCGCCTGCTTCACCGGCAGCCCGTCGGCGAGCAGCAATTTCAATACGCGCTCGCCCTCGGCATCGTTTCCCTGCACGTCGGCCGGTGCGTCGACGATCAGCACGAATTCGCCCTTCTGCCGGTTGGCGTCGGCCGCGAGCCAGCCGGACGCCTCGCCGAGCGGGCAGGCATGGATCGTCTCGAACAGCTTGCTCAGTTCGCGGGCGATGACCAGCCGGCGCGCCGGGCCGAACACCGCGGCGAGCGCGGCGACGGTATCGACGATGCGGTGCGGCGCCTCGTAGAAGACCAGCGCCGCGGGCAGCGCGGCGAGCTCGCGCAGCGCGTCGTCGCGCTGCTTCGCCTTCGCCGGCAGGAAGCCGTGGAACAGCCAGTGCGGCGCCGCGATGCCGGCGGCCGACAGCGCGGCGACGGCAGCGCACGGTCCGGGCAGCGGAATGACGCGGAAGCCGGCCTCGCGCACGCGGGCGACCAGCCGCGCGCCGGGGTCGGAGATCGCCGGCGTGCCGGCATCCGAGATCAGCGCCACCGCGTCGCCGGCGGCCAGACGCTCGATCACCTGGCGGGCGGCGGCCTCCTCGTTGTGCTCGTGCGCCGGCAGCAGCTTCGCCGGCGAGCCGAGGTGGCGCAGCAGCGGCGCCGAGTGGCGGGTGTCCTCGGCAGCGACCCAGGGTACCGCGCGCAGCACCTCGGCGGCGCGGACGGTGAGGTCGCCGAGGTTTCCGAGTGGCGTGGCGACCACATACAATGCAGGATATTCTATCGTCATGGAAAGGATGGCTTTGGCGAAGCCCAACGATACCACGCCCGGCGCCCGCGCCGAGGCGCTCGCGGCGGCCTATCTGGCGCGCCGCGGCCTGGTCGTTGCCGCGCGCAACTACCGCGTGCGCGGCGGCGAGATCGACCTCGTCTGCCGCGACGGGCGGACGCTGGTCTTCGTCGAGGTCCGCCTGCGCCGCAACGCGGCCTTCGGCGGCGCCGCGGCCAGCATCGGCGCCGGCAAGCGCCGGCGCCTGCTGCTCGCCGCCCGGCACTATCTGGCGCAGCGGGCGGGAACGGCGGACGTGCCGTGCCGCTTCGACTGCGTGCTGCTCGATGCGCTCGCCGCCGACGGCATCGAATGGATCAGGGATGCCTTTTCGGCGGACGATTGCTAGCCTGCTGCTGGCCGCATTCGCCGCCGGCGCCGGCGCTGCCGAGCGCGTGCAGGTCCTGGTGCAGCGCTCGCCGCTCGCCGGCAGCCAGTACTACGCGCTGTCCGCGGTCTGGCAGCAGATCCGTCCCGGTGACAAATTGTTACTGACGCGCGAACCCGACAACCGGCACGATGGCAACGCCATCCGCGTCGAGTGGAACGGCCGCCGGCTCGGCTACGTGCCGCGCGCCGAGAACCGCGCACTGGCGGCGGCGATGGACCGCGGCGAACGCGTCGAAGCGCGCGTCGCGCGGCTGAGGGAGCACCGCGACCCGTGGCAGCGGGTCGAATTCGAGGTGTATCTGCTCCTCTGATAGAATCGGCCGCACTTCAGCCACCGTTTTCAGCCTTTTCAGCCCGATCCCGCATGGACCTCATCGAACGCATCAGCCAGCAGTTCCAGGACAGCGCCCAGACCAAGCTCGAGGCGATGGAATTCCTCGCCGCCCCTCTTGCCGACGCCGTGCAGACGATGGTCGCCTGCCTGGTCAACAACGGCAAGATCCTCGCCTGCGGCAACGGCGGCTCGGCCGCCGACGCGCAGCACTTCGCCGCCGAGCTGGTCGGCCGCTTCGAGGCCGAACGCCAGGAACTCGCCGCGATCGCGCTGACCACCGACAGCTCGATCCTGACCGCGATCGCCAACGACTACAGCTACAACGTCGTCTTCGCCAAGCAGGTGCGCGCGCTCGGCCAGCCCGGCGACGTGCTGCTGGCGATCTCGACCTCGGGCAACTCGGCGAACGTGATCGAGGCGATCCGCGCCGCGCACGACAACGACCTCACCGTCGTCGCGCTGACCGGCAAGGGCGGCGGCCAGATCGGCCAGCTGCTGCGCGAGGGCGACATCCACCTCTGCGTGCCGGCCGAGCGCACTGCGCGCATCCAGGAAACCCACCTCCTCGCCATCCACTGCCTGTGCGATGGCATCGACTGTCTGCTGCTGGGAGTTGACGAATGATGAAACGCACGCTGATCGCCGCCCTGCTCGCCGCGCTGCTCGCGCCGGCCCTTTCCGGCTGCGTCGCCGCCGTCGCCACCGGTGCCACCGCCGGCGCGCTGGCGGTGATCGACCGCCGCAGCTTCGGCACGCAGACCGACGACGAGGGCATCGAGTGGAAGATCCTCGGCAACCTGATGAACAAGTACGGCGACAAGGTGCACGTCAACCAGACCAGCTACAACCGCAAGGTGCTGCTCACCGGCGAGGTGCCGGACGAGCAGACGAAGGGCGAGATCGAGCGCCTGGTACGCGGCATCGCCGGCGTCCAGGACGTCTGGAACGAGCTGCAGGTCGGCCCGGCGCGCTCGTTCCAGGACCGCAGCAACGACGCCTTCATCACCTCCAAGGTCAAGGGCCGCTTCGTCGACGGCGGCAAGTTCCGCGCCAACCTGGTCAAGGTCGTCACCGAGGCCGGCACGGTGCACCTGCTCGGCCTGGTCACCCGCGCCGAGGCCGACGCCGCGATCGAGATCGCGCGCACCACCAGCGGCGTGAAGAAGGTCGTGAACCTGATGGAGGTCATCCCCCCGGAGAAGGCGAAGTCGCTCGACGTGCCGCCGCCGGGCAGCGGCGGCACGCAGCAGCCGGCGCCGGTGCAGAACTGACCCCCGCCCGGCGGCGGCGCGCGCAGCGCTGCGCGGGCCGCCGCCGCTGCCGCCTCAGGCGAGGCGGTTCTCCAGTACGCCGATCCCCTCGACCTCGATCCGCATGCGGTCGCCGGCGGCGAGGAAGCGCGGCGGCGTGAAGCCGATGCCGACGCCGGCCGGCGTGCCGGTGGCGATCACGTCCCCGGGATGCAGCTCGATGCCGGCCGACAGCGTTTCGATCAGCGCCGGGATGTCGAAGATAAGGTCGGCAGTCGACGCGTCCTGGCGCAGTTCGTCGTTGATCCAGCAGCGCACGCGCAGGCGGCTGCCGTCGACCTCGTCGGCGGTGACGATCCACGGCCCCATCGGGCAGAAGGTGTCGAGCGACTTGCCGAGGAACCACTGGCGGTGCTGCCGCTGCAGGTCGCGCGCGGTGACGTCGTTTACGATCGTGTAGCCCCACACGTGCGCCATCGCGTCGGCGCGCCGGATGTGGTGTCCGCCCCGGCCGATCACGACCGCCAACTCGGCCTCGTAGTCCAGCTCGCGCGTCACGCCGGGATGGCAGGACACCGCCCCGCCGGGGCCGACGATCGTGCTCGGAGGCTTGGAGAAGAACACCGGCGCCGGCGGCGCCTCCTCGCCGGCCGCGGCGCTGGCGTCGAAGCCGGAGCGGCTGAACTCGCGCGCATGCTCGCGGTAGTTCTTGCCGACGCAGAACAGGTTGCGCCGCGGCACCAGCGGTGCCAGCAGCTGCGCCTCGGCCAGCGGCCGGCCGGCGCCGCGCGGCGCGAGCCGGCGGCGCAGCGTCGCGTACTGCGCGGCGAGTTCGGCCATGTCGCCGGCGAAGCCGGCCAGCTCCGCCAGCGGCCAGTAGCGGCCGGCGGCGTCATCGACGACGGCGACAGTGACGCCGCGCGGCGTCGACAGGCGTGCGAACTTCATCCGTGCATCCTCCGCCGCACCGGCTCAACTCGCATACTGCGCGACGCCGTGGCCGAAGGACCAGTTCTCCTTGGCGACCTCGACCAGGTTGATGAACACGTCCTCGCCGCGGACCCCCAGTTCGCTGCCCAGCAGTTCGGCGACGCGGGCGTAGAAGGCCTTCTTCAGCTCGACCGTGCGGCCGGCGTTGAGCGTGACCTGGATGAAGATCACCCGATCGCTGCGCTTGATTCCCAGATACGACGGATCGTAGATCAGGCTGCCGGGCTCGCGCTCGGCGATCACCTGGAAGCGGTCGTTCTCCGGCACGTTCATGGTCTCGACCATCGCGCGGTACACCGCGCTGCCGAGACGGGCACGAAATTCGGGGGTGCTTCCCCGGTTCAGATCGATACGGACCAAGGGCATGGATAGCCTCCTTCAAAGGGACGGGAAAAAGACCGGCCCGCACGCGGGCCGGCGTCGAAACGGCCGCACGGGGCTCATGCGGCGTCGCCGAGAACGAAGCCGACGACCAGCTCGATCGGCGCGTCCTGCGGCAATTGGGGAACGGCGAAAACGGTGCGCGCATGGGCGCCGCGCTCGCCGAGGACATCGACGAACAGCTCCGAGGCGCCGTCGAGCACCCCCGGCTGGCCGAGGAAATCAGGCGCCGACGCGATGTAGCCGTCGACCCGCGTCAGCAGCACGCGCGCGTAGTCAGCCCCCAGCGCGCGGCGCAGCTGACCGAGCGCGTTCAGCGCGCACAGCGCCGCCGCCTCGCGCCCCTGCTCGGGGGAGAGGCCGGCGCCGACCTTGCCGCGATAGGCGAGAACGCCCTCCCGGTACGGAAACTGCCCCGAAACGAAACCGAGCTCGCCGCGCACGATCACCGCGCGATAGGCACCAAGGGGTACCGGCACCCGGTCGGGAATCCGGAAGCGTTCCCGGACGGCGTCTTGTGTCATCGAAATCTCCTTGTCGTGACGAAGTACGGTGGCGACTCAGGCCGCCGCTGCGATCGGCGCGAACGCCGGCAGGACGTGCTCGGCCAGCTCGTCGAGCACCGCCACCGCCGGCCGCCGGCCATATTTCAGGTTGAGCGCGACGTGATTGGCACCGGCGTCGCGCAGCGCCGCCAACAGCTCGACCAGCGGCCGCCGGCCGACCCGGTAGCCGAGGTGGATCGGCTGCGGCGGCAGCCCCGGGTCGTCGGCGAGGTCGAGGTAGAGCGACTGCGCGAAGGGCAGGAACTCGCCGGGGCGGACGCGCGCCGCGGTCTCCCGCCAGCCGGCGATCGTCCGCTGCTGCGCCTCCAGGCTGCGCGGATAGGTGACCCAGCCGTCGGCGTGCGCGGCGATCCAGTCGAGGCTCTGCCGGCTGTGGCCGGTGACCAGCAGCGGGATGCCGTCGGCGCGCGGCTTGGGCACCAGGTCGAGGCCGCGCAGCACGCCGTAGGCGCTGTCCACCGCCGGAAAGGATTCGCCGAGCAGCCGCCGCAGCACGTGCAGGTGCTCGCGGAACAGATCGCCGCGCGCCTCCAGTGCGCGGCCGAAGGCGGGAAACTCGCTCGGCCGGTCGCCGGAAGCGACGCCGAGCACCAATCGGCCGCCGCTCAGCCGGTCGACCGAGGCCGCCGCCTTGGCGGTATGCACCGGATGCCGGATCGGCAGCACGATGGCGCCGGTGGCGAGCGCGATGCGGCGCGTGCCGGCGGCGATGTAGCCGAGATAGACCCAGGGGTCGAAGACCTGGCCGACGTCGCCGAAGTCCGGGTCGCGCAGCGGCACGTCACGGAACCACAGCGCGCCGAAGCCGGCCTGCTCGGCGCGGCGGGCGAGCGCGACCTGGCCGCCCATGCTCGGCCGGTCGCCGGCGAAGGACTCGATCGGGAAGAACAGGCCGAGGCTCAGCCGGCCCGGCGCGAACATCTGCGCGAAGCCGGGGTTGTCGGTCGGCCGCTGCTGCCGGTTGCAGGTAAACATGTCGTCGGCCGCGTCCATCGTCGGCTCCCGGCTGTTCAGCGCGCGATCAGCGCGCCGATGCGGTCCTGCGCGCCGGGCGTCCACGGCTCGCCGAGCAGGCGCCAGTTCATGCGCGGGAAGTAGCGGTAGCGCAGCCCCAGTTCGCCCGACAGCAGCGTCATGCGCTCGACGGTGCGCGCGTTCTGCAGCGCGCCGGCGTCGATGTAGCGGAACGGCGTGCCCGCGGCGAACGCGAACAGCGCCTGCTTGGCCGCGTCGTCGTCGCCGACGACGAGGACGTCGCTGACGCCGCCGGCGAACTGCGGCTGGTCGAACACCTCCCACCAGACGTTCTTGAACGCGCCGACCACCCGCGCGCGCGGGAAGCGCTTCTGCAGCTCCTCGGCGCCGCTGGTGTTCCACGGCAGGATGAAGTCGGTATAGGTGTCGTTGAACGGGTTGGTGATGTCGATCAGGATCTTGCCGTCGAGCTGGGCGCGGTAGGCCTCGAGCAGGTCGAACAGGCCGTCGCGGATGAAGGCGGCGGGCAGCACCGCCGGCGCCGCCGCCGCGTCCTCGTAGCTGCCGGCGACGAGGCCGGGCAGCTGCAGGCCGTCGACGATGCGTGCGGCGCGCCGGCGGTCGCGCGAGCCGAGCACGACGCGGCGGCCGGCGCGGGCGAACATCGCGGCGAGGCGGACGCCCATGCGCCCGGTGCCGAGGATGCCGATCGATTGCGGGGTTGCGGAAGCGGGGGAAGAGGTCGTCATGGCAGTTTCCAATCCTTAGGTTTGTTCACTAAAATCGTTGATCTGGCCGCGCTGCGAAATACGCTGCGGTGATGCGAAATCTAGTCGTACATGGCGGTGCCGACAAACGAGGATTCGGCACATATATTTGTGAGGAAAACTAAATCATGAGATCGATGCCGCCGCTCAACGCGCTGCGCGCGTTCGAGGCCGCCGGCCGGCTGCTCAGCTTCAGCCAGGCGGCCGCAGAGCTGCACGTGACGCCGGCGGCGATCAGCCACCAGATCAAGGGACTGGAGGAATACCTCGGCGTGCCGCTGTTCCGCCGCACGACGCGGCGGCTGTTCCTGACCGAGCAGGGGGTGCTGGCGCTGGCGCATTTCCGCGACGGCTTCGACCGGCTGGCGAAGGGCGTCGAACTGCTGCGCTCGCGCGGCGAGCGCGGCGTGCTGACCGTCAGCACGACGCCGTCGTTCGCCGCCAAGTGGCTGGTGCCGCGGCTCGGCGGCTTCGCCCAGCAGTACCCGGAGATCGACCTGCGCATCGCCGCCGGCACCGCGCTGGTCGACTTCGACCGCGACCACGTCGACGCCGCGATCCGCTTCGGCCGCGGCCTCTATCCCCGCCTCGCCGCGTTCCGGCTGTTCGGCGAAGCGCTGACGCCGATGCTCAACCGCAAGCTGCTCGGCCGCCGACGGACGCTGAAGGACCCCGCCGAGCTGGCCGCGCTGCCGCTGCTGCACGACGATTCGCTGCGCATGATCGGGCGCATGCCGGGCTGGGCGGAATGGTTCAGGCTCGCCGGCGTGGACGGCGCCGACACCTCGCGCGGTACGCACTTCGACGACGGCCACCTGGTCCTGCAGGCCGCCGCCGAGGGCCGCGGCGTCGCCCTCGGGCGGGTCGTGCTGGCCGCCGGCGAACTGGCCTCCGGTGGCCTGCTGGCGCCGTTCGCGCAGCGCATCGCGCTCGACATCGGCTACCACCTGGTGGTGCCGGAAACGCGCGCCGAGCAGCCGATGATCGCTGCCTTCCGCCGCTGGATCGAGGAGGAGGCAGCCGCCTTCCGGGCGACGCTGCCCGGCGTCTGACACCGCGGGCTCAGGCGGCCCGGCGGTCGCCGCGCGCCGGCGTCAGCGGCGGGCGAGGAATTCCTCGATCTTCGCCAGCAGCTTCCTGTCGTCGGGGTCGGTGAAGCTCGAGTAGGCCACCACTTCCTTGCCGCTGCGGTCGATCAGGTACTTGTAGAAGTTCCACTTCGGCGTCGTTCCCGAGGCGGCGATCAGCTGCGCATAGAAGGGATTCTTCCGCTCGCCCTTGACCGTGGTCTTGGCGAACATCGGAAACTCGACGCCGTAGGTCAGCCGGCAGAACTCGGCGATTTCCTGGTTGCTGCCGGGCTCCTGCTCGCCGAAGTCGTTGGTCGGGAAGCCGACGACGACGAGGCCACGGTCCTTCAGCCGCGCGTAGAGCTTCTCCAGTCCGTCGTACTGCTTGGTGAAGCCGCAATAGCTGGCGGTATTCACCACCAGCAGGACCTTGCCCTGCCACGCGCAGAGCGACTGCGGCTGCTCGTCCTGCAGGCGCGGGAAGGTATGGTTGAGCAGGGCCGGACAGGCCGGGTCGGCAACGGCCGGGGCGAGCGGCGCGGCCAGGCCGGCGATGAGCAGCAGCGCGCGAAGCGGTCGGAACAGCAACATGGGTGGGCTCCTCCAGGGGTTCGCCGGGTTGGACCGCCGGCCGGCAATTTAGCTCCCCGCCGCCGGACGCAGTAGAATCGCCGTTCCCGAGCCAACGACACGCCGCATGACCGCCTACCCCGCCCCCGCCTTCGAAGCCAAGATCTGCCCGCCGGAGCGCCTCGCCGAGGCGGTCGCCCGCCTGCCGCGGCCGCTGGTGTTCACCAACGGCTGCTTCGACATCCTGCACCGCGGCCACGCCACCTACCTGGCGCAGGCGCGCGCGCTCGGCGCCGCGCTGGTCGTCGCGCTGAACAGCGACGCGTCGGTGAAACGGCTGGGCAAGGGCGACGACCGCCCGGTGAACGCGCTGGAGGACCGGCTGGCGGTGATGGCGTCCCTCGGCTGCGTGGACCTGGTGACCTGGTTCGACGAGGACACGCCGCTCGCACGCATCCTCGACTGCCGCCCGGACGTGCTGGTCAAGGGCGGCGACTGGCCGGTGGCGCGCATCGTCGGCGCGCCGGAGGTGCTGGGCTGGGGCGGCCGCGTGCATTCGATCCCGTTCATCCACGAGAAATCGACGACGGCGCTGCTGGAGAAGATCCGCCGGCTGTAGCCGGGCGCCGTCCCGCGCGCCTTCAGGGCGGCGTCAGGAAAGGCGCGCAGACTGTCCCGGTGACGACCCGTCTGCGCCGCCTCGCCCTCGCCCTCCCGCTGCTGCTGGCGACCGCCGCCTTCTCGCCGGCGCCGGCGGAGGGGCCGGCGCAGCCGCCGCCGGGCGGCATCGACGACATCCGCGTCAGCCGTCGCGGCGACCTCTTCCGCATCGAGGTCGACCTGCACACCGCCGCCCCGCCGGCGATCGCCTGGGAGGTGCTGACCGACTTCGAGCGCATGGCGAGCTTCATCCCCAACCTCGAACGCAGCCGGGTCGTCGCGCGCGACGGCCGGCAGCTGCGCGTCGAGCAGCAGGGGCGCGCGTGGTTCGGACCGTTTTCGCTGACTTTCGGCTCGACGCGCGAGATCGAGCTGGTGCCGCAGCAGGAGATCCGCGCCCGCCAGCTGGCGGGGACGGCGCGCGCGCTGAACAGCACGATGCGGCTGCAGGCGGACGGCAGCGGCACCCGGCTCGAATACCGGGCGGAGGTGACGCCCGACGGCGGATTGCTGACCGCGTTGCTGGGGCCGGCGGCGATCCGCCACGAACTGGCCGAGCAGTTCGCCGCGATCCTCTGGGAGATCGCCCGCCGCGACGGGCTGGCGAAGGGGATCGCCGGGCGCTCCGGCGCACCGCCGTCAGACGGTGGTCAGCGGCCGCCGCTATAAAGGAGGGGTGATGCCCTCGCGAACCCCCGGCACTCTCCTCCAGACGGGTCCCGGCCCAAGGCCGCGCCAGGGTGTCACACCCCTCCCCCCGCCCCGCCGCATCAGAGCACGATCTGCGTGCCCAGTTCGACCACCCGGTTCGACGGAATCTTGAAGAAGGCGGTGGCGCTGCCGGCGTTGCGGAACATCGCGACGAACAGCTTCTCGCGCCACAGCGCCATCTCCGAGCCGAGGCGCGGGATCAGCGTCTCGCGGCCGAGGAAGAACGAGGTGTCCATCATCTCGACGGCGAGCCCGGCCTCGGCGCACAGGGACAGCGCCGCCGGGATGTCCGGCTCGTCCTTGAAGCCGTACTGGACGATCACGCGGTAGAAGTCGCCTTTCAGCTTGTGCACCTCGACGCGGTCGATCTCCGGCACGTAGGGCACGTCGTAGACCTGCACCGAGACGAGCACGACGCGCTCGTGCAGCACCTTGTTGTGCATCAGGTTGTGCATCAACGCATGCGGCACGCCGTTCGGGTCGGCGTTCATGAACACCGCGGTTCCCGGCACGCGCGTCGGCATACCGGCGAGCAGCGCATCGATGAAGGCGTCGAGATGGATCGCCTCGCCCTGCAGGCGGTCGTTGAGCAGCTGGCGGCCGCGCTTCCAGGTGGTCATCAGCACGAACACGGCGGCACCGGCGACCAGCGGGAACCAGCCGCCGTCGGGAATCTTCAGGATGTTGGCGGCGAGGAACACCAGCTCGACCGAGAGGAAGGCGGCGAACAGCGCGATCGCCTTGTT from Azospira restricta includes these protein-coding regions:
- a CDS encoding SRPBCC family protein is translated as MTTRLRRLALALPLLLATAAFSPAPAEGPAQPPPGGIDDIRVSRRGDLFRIEVDLHTAAPPAIAWEVLTDFERMASFIPNLERSRVVARDGRQLRVEQQGRAWFGPFSLTFGSTREIELVPQQEIRARQLAGTARALNSTMRLQADGSGTRLEYRAEVTPDGGLLTALLGPAAIRHELAEQFAAILWEIARRDGLAKGIAGRSGAPPSDGGQRPPL